GCGAAGACGTCGGGTCCGCCCCAGCGGGTGCGGTTGGTGCGGTGCGCGGTAGCGCGGCGGTGCGGGTGGTGCGGGCTGTCCCACTAGCATGAACGAACCGGCCATACGGCGCATTCCGGGACACAGTATGGTCACGGATGCCGCATCACTCTCATCCAACTCTCATCATGCATCGTTACACGAACCGTACCGTCAGCCTAAACCCGACGAATCGGTCATCACGACCCCTGCGGCGGACGTGATGTGTGTCGCTCGCCCGCGAGTGGTCGGAATAGCGCGGGACCATGTACCGTTGCCCCACGAAGAGACGATTCAGCACCCCGGGGCCGCACGTGTGAGCACGGTGCCGCCCCGCATCCACGTTAGAGGGGGTCGATGCCATGGGGCGCGGCCGTCAGAAGGCGAAGCAGACCAAGGTGGCCCGGGAGCTGAAGTACTTCAGTCCCGAGACCAACTACCGAGCCCTCGAGCAGGAGCTCGGCTCGCTGAGCCACAACGATCTGGGATCCGAGCGTCGCGGCAGCGCCGTCGACACAGGTGACTGGTCCCGGGACGAGGACGACGACTACCGTCGCTGGTCCGACGACGGCTGAGGTCGTGAGGTCAGCGTGACGGCCCCTCCGAGCGTGACCCCTCCGCCCCGCTGAGGTCGTCGTCGCCCGGACCCGTCCCCGCCGACCCGCACGGTGCGGCACAGCGGTCACTCCACCACACACTCACCGGCCGGTGACGTCCTGCGTCACCGGCCGGTTGGTGCGTGCGTGAGATCGGTGCGTCCGTGATCCCCGCGCGTCGAACGCGGCAGGTCCCCGGGATCAGACGCGGTAGTTGCCCGAGAGGCGGACGGCTCCCCCGTCGACGCCCTTCGTCCCCGCGACGAAGTCCGGCGACCCCGGCACGTCGAGCGTCGGGTCCGCGTCACGCACGTGGCCCAGCACCCACGCGGGCAGCGCGAGCTCCGACGCGTGCGCGAGGACCGCGTCCACCGCGTCGGCCGCGACGACCGCGACCATGCCGACGCCCAGGTTGAGCGTGCCCTCCAGGTCGTGCCACGGCACGCCGCCGAGCCGCTGCACGAGCGAGAAGACGGGCGGGAGCTGCCAACCGCTGCGGTCGACGTCGGCGACCAGGCCGCGCGGCAGGACGCGCGCGACGTTCGACGCGAGCCCGCCGCCGGTGACGTGGCTGAACGCGTGGATCCCGACGACGCCGGCGCGCTCGACCAGCGCGAGGACGTCGCTCGCGTACACGCGCGTCGGCTCGAGGAGCTCCTCGCCGAGGGTGCGGCCGAGCTCGTCGACGTGCCGGTCGAGCCCCCAGCCCGCGACCTCGACCACCTTGCGGACCAGCGAGTAGCCGTTGGAGTGCAGGCCGCTCGACCCGAGCGCGACGAGCACGTCGCCCGCCCGCACCCGGTCGGGACCGAGGAGCTGGTCGGCCTCGACGACACCCGTCGCGGCGCCCGCCACGTCGTACTCGTCGGGGCGGAGCAGGCCGGGGTGCTCGGCGGTCTCGCCGCCGACGAGCGCCGTGCCCGCGACCGAGCACGCCGCCGCGATGCCGCGCACGATGTCGGCGATCCGCTCCGGCACGACGCGGCCGGTCGCGATGTAGTCGGTCATGAACAGCGGCTTCGCGCCGACCACGACGATGTCGTCGACGACCATGCCGACCAGGTCGAACCCGATGGTGTCGTGCACGTCGAGTGCCTGCGCGATCGCGACCTTGGTGCCGACGCCGTCGGTCGACGTGGCGAGCAGCGGACGGCGGTACCGCGTGAGGATCGTCGCGTCGTACAGCCCGGCGAACCCGCCCACGCCGCCGAGGACCTGCGGGCCGTGCGTCGCGCGCACGGCGTCCTTCATGAGCTCGACGGCCTTGTCGCCGGCCTCGGTGTCGACGCCGGCGTCGGCGTAGGTGACGTGCGGGGTGCTCACGGGTGCTCCAGGGCGGTCGCGCCACCGGTCGACGGGACGATGGTCAGCAGGCCGTCCTCGGGGGCGCCGAGGGGCAGCTCGTTCTGCTCGAGCAGGTGCTTGCCGAGGCGGTCGGCGGGCGGCAGCTCGATCGGGTAGCGGCCGGAGAAGCACGCGGTGCACAGCTGCGAGCGCGGCTGCTCGGTCGCCTCGACCATGCCCTCCTCCGAGATGTAGCCGAGCGAGTCGGCGCCGAGGGACGCCGCGATCGCGTCGACGCCGAGGCCGTTCGCGATGAGCTCGGCGCGGCTCGCGAAGTCGATGCCGTAGAAGCACGGCCACTTCACGGGCGGCGAGCTGATGCGGACGTGCACCTCCGCGGCGCCGGCCTCGCGCAGCATCCGGACGAGCGCGCGCTGGGTGTTGCCGCGGACGATCGAGTCGTCGACGACCACGAGCCGCTTGCCGCGGATGACCTCGCGGAGCGGGTTGAGCTTGAGCCGGATGCCGAGCTGGCGCAGCGTCTGCGACGGCTGGATGAACGTCCGGCCGACGTAGGCGTTCTTGGTGAGGCCCTGGCCGAACGGGATGCCGGACTCGGTCGCGAACCCGACGGCCGCGGGCGTCCCCGACTCGGGCACCGGGATGACGAGGTCGGCCTCGACCGGGTGCTCGATCGCGAGGCGACGGCCCATCGCGACACGCGCGGCGTGCACGGACCGGCCCGCGATCGTCGTGTCGGGGCGGGCCAGGTAGACGTACTCGAAGACGCAGCCGGCGCGGTCGACGGGGGCGAACCTCGTCGAGCGCAGGCCGTCGGCGTCGATCGCGATGAACTCGCCGGGCTCGACCTCGCGCACGAAGGACGCACCGACGATGTCGAGCGCGGGCGTCTCCGACGCGACCACCCAGCCGCGCTCGAGCCGCCCGAGCACGAGCGGGCGCACGCCCTGCGGGTCGCGCGCCGCGTAGAGCGTGTGCTCGTCCATGAAGACGAGGCTGAACGCGCCCCGCAGCCGGGGCAGGACCTCGAGCGCGGTGGCCTCGAGGGTGTGGTCCGGGTCGCCCGCGAGGAGCGCGGTCACGAGCGCGGTGTCCGTGGTGTTGCCGCGCGCGAGCTCGCCGCGGCGCTGGTTGCCGTACCGCTCGGCCACGAGGTCGACGAGCTCGGCGGAGTTCGTGAGGTTGCCGTTGTGCCCGAGGGCCACCGTGCCCGCCGCGGTCGCGCCGAGCGTCGGCTGCGCGTTCTCCCACGTCGAGCCGCCGGTCGTGGAGTAGCGGGCGTGCCCGATGGCGATGTGCCCCTGCAGGGCGTTCAGCGCGGTCTCGTCGAAGACCTGGGAGACGAGACCCATGTCCTTGTAGACGAGGAGCTGCTGGCCGTTCGACGTCGCGATGCCCGCGGACTCCTGCCCACGGTGCTGCAGCGCGTAGAGGCCGAAGTACGTGAGCTTGGCGACCTCTTCGCCAGGAGCCCAGACGCCGAAGACGCCGCAGGCGTCCTGCGGGCCTTTCTCGCCGGGAAGGAGGTCGTGGTTCAGTCGTCCGTCTGCGCGGGGGGCCACGGCCCTATGGTCGCACACCGGTCCGCGCCGCCCGCAGGCGCGCCCGGCGTCCGGACACGCGGCCCGGCGCGCCCGGGCACACGGGCCCGGTCAGCGGCGCCGGGCGTGCGGGTCGCGCGAGCGGCGGTCGGCGAGAACGGCCAGCGCACCGCCGACGAAGCCCCCGAGGACGCCGAGGCCGACGGCCGTCACCGTGCGGACCGCCCCCTCGCCTTCGAGGAACCAGATGAACCCGGTCCCGTCGGCGATCCACTCGACCCCGGGGGCCTTGAGCACCGCGACCAGGACGAGGCCGACGACGATGCCGACGATCGCGCCGGCGGCGATGAAGACGCTGAACTTCGGCGCGCGGCGCACGGTCGCCGGGCGCGCCGTCGCGAGGAGCTCCGCCTCCGACGGGACCGGGCTCTCGGCGGCGGGCGTCACGGACGGGTCCGGCGTGGGCCGGTCCGCGGGGTCCGCGGGGGTGGGGGCGGTCGACGACACCCCGCGATCCTAGGTCAGCGGCCCGTCAGCCACGGCGGCGGGCGGCCTGGAGCGGCAGCCACGCGGACAGGTCGGCGCGCTCCCCCGACGCCCGCACGGCACCGGCCGCGACGGCGTCCGCCCAGGTCGTCGCGCCCGTCACGAGCGCGAGCCACGTGCCCGGGTCGGTCTCGACGACGTTCGGCGGGGTGCCGCGGGTGTGACGAGGACCCTCGACGGCCTGGACCGCGCCGTCGGGCGGGACGCGCACCTCGACGGCGTTCCCGGGCGCGACGTCGGCGAGCTCCTCGAGCGTGAACCGCACCGCCGTCCGCCGGGCCGCGACCGGCACGGCCGCGGGGTCGGCGCGCCACACGTCGAGCGCGGCGCGTCCGTCGTCGGGAGAGGTCCGTCGTCGGGGAGGCACCCGCCCATCCTCCCCTGCCGTGCACCGCGCGGGCGCGCCCGGGCACGGACGAGCCCCGCGGACGAGGGTGGTCCGCGGGGCTCGTCGGGGGGCCCGCTCAGGCGGGTCGCCGGCTCACCACTTGGCGTTGCGCGCGAGCTCCAGGGCGATCTCCTGCCACCACTGGCCCGCGGCGGGGCCACCGTTGCACGAGCCGTCGGACTCGCCGGGCAGCTTGACCCACAGGAGCGCGACGAGGCCGGAGCCGTCGTTGACGTACGTGGGCTTCTCGCCGAGCGCGCGACCGCGCGGGTTGCACCACTCGCCGTTCGAGCCGTTGCCGTTGCGCGAGGTGTCGATGACGAAGCCCTTGCCGCCGAGGCGCTGCGAGATCTGCTGGCCGTACGACTTGCTCGCGGCGGTCGTCTGGTAGTTCGACGTGTTGAGCGCGAAGCCCACGGCGTACTCGAAGCCGACCTGGTTGAGCCGGTTGACCGCCGTGTCGACCGACAGCCACGCGGAGTGGCCGGCGTCGATGTAGACCTTCGCGCCCTTGAGCGTCAGCGACTTCGCCGCGTACTTGAGGAAGCCGATCCGGTCGCCCTGGCCGGAGCAGTCGCCGAGCTGCGCGAGCGCGTCGGGCTCGAGGACGACGATCGGGTTGCCCTTGATGCCCTGCGCGATGGTGTCGATCCAGCGCGCGTACTCGGACTCGGCGACGCCGCCGCCCGAGTGGGAGCCGCAGTCACGGCCCGGGATGGCGTAGACGACGAGCGTCGGCGTCTTGCCGGCGGCCACGGCACGGCCGGTGTAGTCGGCGACCTCGGCCTGCGCCTTCGACGCCTCGGTCCAGTTGCCGACCCAGTACGACTGCGGCGTGAGGGCGATCTTCGCGAGCAGCGTCTTGTCGGTGCCCGACGCGGCCTGCCACGCCTTGTAGGACTGGTTCGCCGTGTCGACGTAGAAGCTGCCCGAGGGCTGCGGCGTGACCGTCGGCGTCGGGGTCGGGGTCGGGGTCGGCGTCACGGTGGGCGTCGGCGTCTGGGTCGGGGTGACCGTCGGCGTCGACGTCGGGACCGTCCCGCCGGTGCACGTGGTGCCGTTGAGGCTGAACGACGTCGGGACGGGGTTCGAGCCGCTCCACGAGCCGTTGAACCCGAACGACGTCGTGCCGCCGGTCCCGATCTGGCCGTTCCACGACACGTTGGTGACGGACACCTGCGAGCCGTTGGTCGTGACGTTGCCGTTCCAGAGCTGGGTGACCTTCTGGCCGGCGGCGTACGTCCAGTCGAGCTTCCACGACGACACCGGGTCGCCGAGGTTGGTGATCGTGACGTTGGCGCCGAAGCCGCTCTGCCACTGGTTCGTCACGTCGTAGCTCACGCGGCAGCCGGCGGCGGCCTGGGCGGCGCTGGCCGTGACGGCGGTGAGACCGCCGACGGCGACGGCCGCGGCAGCGAGGAGCGCGGCGGCGGATCTGCGGGTGGACATGCGGGGTGCTCCCTGGTGTCTCGGCTGGCTCGGGGTCCTGACGAGGAAACCCGACGTCACGGGGCCGGCGCGAGCGGATGCGGAGCACCTAATCGCTTAAGTACGGCGGGTCGGGGCTCGATGCGCTTCGACCACGCGCTTCGACGTCGGCGTCGACGCCGCGCTGAGACCCGCGCCGAGGTCCGCACCGAGGTCCGTGCTGACGCCCGCCGGACAGCACGACGGCCCCGCACCGTGGAGGTGTGCGGGGCCGTCGCGCGGGTCGCGGGTCAGCGCTTGAGGTTGACCAGCTCCTGCAGGACCTCGTCCGACGTCGTGATGACGCGGCTGTTCGCCTGGAACCCGCGCTGGGCGATGATCAGGCTGGTGAACTCGCTGGACAGGTCGACGTTCGACATCTCCAGCGCGCCGCCGGCCAGCGTGCCGCGGCCTCCCGTGCCCGCCGCGCCGACCTGCGCGTCGCCCGAGTTGACCGACGTGCGGAACAGCGAGCCGCCCGCCTTCTCCAGGCCCGACGGGTTGGTGAACGAGCCGATCGCCAGCCGGCCGATCGTCTGCTTGAGGCCGTTCGAGAACGCGCCCGTGATGGTGCCGTCGGCGCCCAGCGCGAACGACTGCAGGACGCCGGCCGCCTGGCCGTTCTGGGTGCGCGCCTTGACCGAGTCGATGCCCGAGAAGCCGGTGATCGTCGACAGGTCGACCGCGACGCCGCCGACCGTGACCGTCGTCGGCGTCGTGAGCGCGCCCGCCGCGGTGAACGTCATCGCGCCCGCGTTGACCGTCGCCGTCCCGTCGGTCGCCGTGAGCGACCAGCCCGTCGCGGACTTGGTGAACGTGAGCTCGAGCTCGCGCGCCGCGCCCGTCGCGTCGTAGACGTCGATCGTGCGGTTGATCGTCGTGCCGTCCGCCGCGTCCGCGTCGAGGTTGCCCTCGTACGCCGCCGTCGACGTCGCGACCGCGGGCATGAGCGTGCCGGCCGGGACGCGCAGGTCGACGAGCGGGCCGTTCGTGTCGACGACGCCGTTCACCGCCGCCCAGCCCTGCACGAGCGCCCCCTCGCCCGGGAGCACCATCTGGCCGGTCGCGTCGAAGTCGAACGACCCGGCGCGCGTGTAGTACGACTCGTTGCCCTTGCGGACCACGAAGAACCCGTCGCCCTGGATCATCATGTCGGTGCTGCGGCCCGTCATCTGCGACGCACCCTGCGTGAAGTTCGTCGTGATGCCCGCGACGCGCACGCCCAGGCCGACCTGCGCCGGGTTCGTGCCGCCGACGCCGTCCTGCGCGCCCGCACCGTTCTGGAGCATCTGGCTGAGCGTGTCCTGGAACTGCGTCTGCGACGCCTTGAAGCCCGTCGTGTTGACGTTGGCGATGTTGTTGCCCGTGACGTCGAGCTGGGTCTGGTGGGCGCGCAGACCGGAGATGCCGGAGAAGAGCGAGCGGAGCATGGCGGTGGTTCCTTTCGGCAGGGGTGCTGCGCGGGGTCAGGCGGTGGTGGCGGGAGCGCCGGAGGCGGGGGTGGCGGAGGTGACCGCCGAGACCGCGTCGAGGGTGACGTCCGTGTCACCGACCTTCACGGTGGGCACAGGGCCCGCGTAGGACACGGCGGTGACGACGCCCGACTGCTCGGCTCCGTCCGCGTCGGTCCAGGTGATCTGCTGCCCGACGAGCTGGGCTGCCGACATCCGCATCTGCAGCGCGAACGACTCACGCTGCGTGTCGGCCAGGGCGACCAGCGACTCCATCGTGGAGAGCTGGGTCGTCTGGGTCATGAGCTGCGAGGAGTCCATCGGGGCCGACGGGTCCTGGTTGCGCAGCTGGGCGACGAGCAGGTCGAGGAACGCCTGCTTGTCGAGCTCCTTGGTGGCCTTCGAGCCCGACGTGTCCGCCGTGCGGCTCGTCGCGCCGAGGAACGAGACGTCGATGCTCATGGTGTCTCCTGCGGGGTGCGGGGTCGGGGGCGGGTGCCGGGGTCGTGGGGGGCGGGTCGGGGCGGCGGTCCCGGTGGGGCGCCGTGTCGCCCGGGCCGGGTCACAGGTCGACGTCCAGACCGGACGACGCGCGGCGCGGGCCGCTGCTCGACGCGGACGGTCCGGCGTCGGCGCCGCCCACGGCCGCGCGACCCGTCCGGGCCTCCGCGGGCGTGCGGGCCGCCCCCGGGTCCGGGCGGTCCGACGGCGCGTCGCCGCCGACCCCGACCTGCACGTCGAGACCGCCGAGGTCGCGGCTGAGGTCGCGGCGCAGGTCCGCGAGCGCGCCGCGCAGCGCCTCGCGCGACGCCTCCGTGCCGCCGACGAGCTCGACGCGGACCTGGTCGGCCGCGATGTGCGCGACGACGCGGACCGGGCCGAGGTGCTCCGGGTCGACCGGGACGGTGAGGACGTGCCGCCCGTGGCCGAGGCCGCCGAGCGCCGTGAGCCGCGCGCCGAGCTGCTCGGCGAACGGTGCCGGTGCCGGGCTGCCCGGGCTCGCCGCCGCGTGGGCGGGGGTGGCCGGCGTCGTCGACGTGGTGGGCGCGGCCGTCGTCTGGCCCGTGAGCGCGGCGGCGAACGTCGTCGCGCCCGCCGGGGTCGCGCTCGTGGCGGTCTCGCCCGGGGCGGTCGCCGCGCGGGCGGGGTCGCCGGCGGGCGTGGCAGCGGACCCCGGGGCGTCGGGCCGCGCACCGGCCGCCGACGCCGGGGCGCCGGTGGCGCCGGTCGGGACGGTCGACGTCGCCGGTGTCGCGGGGCTCGTCGGGGCGGTCCCGGTCCCCGGGACGGTCGCGCCGGGTGCCGTGGTGGTCGTCGTGGTCCCGGCCGTGCCCGTGGCACCGGTGCCGTCGCCGCCGTCCGTGGCGTCCGCGACGCCTGCCGGCGCGGCGGGTGTCGCGCCGAGGACGAGCGCGTCGGGACCCGGTGTCGCGGCCGTGCCCGTGAGGCCCGCCGCGGTGCCGGCGGGGGTGCCGGCAGCGGTCGCGACCGCGTCGCCGGTCAGGGCCGTCGGGGTGCCCGCGGCGACGGCGGCGAGCACCGTGGCGGCGGGGACGACGGTGGTCGCAGCGGCGAGCGGTGCGTCCGGGACGGGGGTCGTCGCGGGCGTCGGCGCGGCGGCGGTCGCGGCCTCGGCGGTCGCGTTCGGGTCGGTCGTCGTCGGGTCGGTCGTCGTCGGGTCGCCCGCGGCGGCGGCGCCCGGCTCGCGCAGGGGGTCGACAGCGTCGGGGCGTGCGGAGCCGTCGGTGGCGGGGCGGCCCGCCGCACGGTCGGTGCGACCGGCGCGGTCGGCACGGTCGCCCGCGGCACGGTCGGCACGGTCGGCCGGACGCCCGGCACGGTCCGCCGGGCGGTCGGCGACGCGGCCCGTCGAGGTACCGCGCACGTCGTCGCGTGCCGGTCCGGAGCGCACGTCGCGGGCCTGGACCGCGTCGAAGGTGCGGGCGAACGCGTCACCCGCACCCGGCACGGCGGCGGGGCCGGTCCCGCGCGACGTGCGCGCGGCGGCCGTGGTCACGGAGGGGGTCGTGGCGGTCACGAGGCCACCCCCAGCGCGCTCGCGAGGCCGGCCACGGACGACGGGTCCCGCGTGCCGGACAGCGACGCGAGGAGCTCCATCGCGGCCCGCTGGCTCGCGGCCGTGGCGGACGCGCCGCCGCTGCCACCGAGCGCGGCGACACCAGCCGACACGGTCGTCGGCTGCTCCTGGGGGAGGATGCGGCGGATCGCCGTGGGCGTCGTGTAGACGTCCCGCACGACGACGTGCGCGCCCGGCTTGGGTGCGTCGACCATCTTGCCGTCGCCCACGTAGATGCCGATGTGCGTGCCGCCGCCGAAGACGACGAGGTCACCGGGCAGCGCCTGGTCGAGGGACGCGACGGGCTCGCCCATCCGCTGCTGGTCGCGCGCGACGCGCGGGACGTCGCGGACGCCGACGTCGGCGAGCGCGCGGACCACGAGGCCCGAGCAGTCGAGGCCGCCCTCGTCGAGCGACTCGCCGCCCCACACGTAGGGGACGCCGACGTACTTCTGCGCGGCGGCGACGAACGACTGCCCCGTCGCCCCGCCGGTGGTACCGGACGCGGGGGCCGGGCCGGACGCGCCGGAGAGCGACGCGAGGAGCGTCTGGAAGTCGTCACCGGTCGTCGTGGCGACCGCGGCGGACGCGGTGGACACCGTGGCCGCCGTCGTCGTCGGCGCGGACGTGCGCGGCGGCGCGACGAGCGACCGCAGCTCGGCCATGCGTGCCTGCACGGTCGCGATCCCGTCGAGCGTCATGCGTCCTCCCGTCCGGCGCGGCGGCCCGCGACCTCGTCGAGCACGACCTGCTCGGCGTGCAGCTCCTCGGCGCGGACGGTGGCGTCGTGCCGCTCCTCCAGCCGCTCGACGGCGCGCGCGTCGCGGCGGGCGGCGACCCAGACGTCGGTCCGCTCGTCGGTGTGCGCCTGGGCCGCGACGACCCGCTCGCCGTGCTCCTCGAGCAGCGCGACGAGCGACGCGCGCGACGCGACCGACGCGCGGAAGGCCAGGTCGTCGGCCATGTCGGGCAGCGTGGAACCGGTGAGGCGCTCGCGCGTCTCGCGGGCGCGGTCGGCGGCGGCCTGCTCGGCGCGACGGGCCGCGGCGAGCTCGCCGGCGGCGCGCTCCTCCGCGAGGGCGCGCACGCGCAGCAGGCCGGCGAGCGGGAAGGAGCGGGTCATGCGACGTCCCCCAGCTGCTGGACGAGCGCGGACAGGTGCGACCACGCCTGCGCGGACGGGACGACGTCGTCGATGTCCTGCCGCAGGAACGCGTCGATCGCGCGGCCGTGCGTCACGGCGGCGTCGACGAGCGGGTTCGAGCCGGCGACGTACGCGCCGACGTCGAGCAGGTCCTGCGCCTGGCGGCGGGCGGCCATGACGGCGCGCAGCCGGCGCGCGGCGTCGCGCTGCTCGGGGGTCGTGACGCGCGACGCGACGCGGCTGATCGAGCCGAGGGCATCGACGCTCGGGAAGTGCCCGGCGACGGCGAGGCGGCGGTCGAGGACGACGTGCCCGTCGAGGATCGAGCGCGCGGCGTCGGCGATGGGCTCGTTGTGGTCGTCGCCGTCGACGAGGACCGTGTAGAGGCCGGTGACGGACCCGGTCGCACCGGTCCCGGCGCGCTCCAGGAGCTGCGCGAGCAGCGCGAACGTCGACGGCGGGTAGCCGCGGGTCGCGGGCGGCTCGCCGACGGAGAGGCCGATCTCGCGCTGCGCCATCGCGACGCGCGTGAGCGAGTCCATCATGAGGACCGCGTGCCGGCCCTCGTCGCGCAGCTGCTCGGCGATCCGGGTCGCGAGGAACGCGGAGCGCAGGCGGACGAGCGGCGGCTCGTCGGAGGTCGCGATGACGACGACCGAGCGGGCCAGCCCCTCGGGACCGAGGTCGTCCTCGAGGAACTCGCGGACCTCGCGCCCGCGCTCGCCCACGAGCGCGATGACGGACACCTCGGCGTCGGTCCCGCGCGCGACCATCGACAGCAGGCTCGACTTGCCGACGCCGGACCCGGCGAACAGGCCGAGCCGCTGGCCGCGGCCGACGGTGACGAGGGTGTCGAGCACGCGGACGCCCAGGTCGAGCGGCTCCTCGACGCGGCTGCGCTCGAGCGGGTGCGGCGCGCGGCCGTCGAGCGGCACCCACGCCTGCGCCCGCAGCGGGCCCTTGCCGTCGATGGGGCGACCGAGCCCGTCGAGCACGCGTCCGAGCAGGCCGGGCCCGACCGGCACGCGCAGCGGCTCGTGGAGCGGGCGGGCCGGGATGCCGGCGCGCAGTCCCGTGGTCGGGCCGAGGGGCATGCACCGGGCGGTCGCGCCGGCGGTCGCGACGACCTCCGCGAGGACGTCGTCGCCGACGCGCACGAGCTCGCCCACCGCGGCACCCGTCCCGACGACCTCGATCGTCAGGCCGACGACCGTGCGCACCGTGCCGACCCGCTCGGGGGCGGCGGCGGCGAGCACGCGGTGCCACGCGGGGGCACCGAGCACGGGGGCGGCACCGTGCGCGGGGGCGGGTCCGCGCGCGGGGGCGCCGGGCGCGGTCGCGCGGACGGGGGCGACGGGCGCGTCGAGGGTCGCCGTCACGCCTGCTCCAGGGCGGCGCGCGCGCGGGCCAGCGCGGTCGTGACGCGGGCGTCGAGGTACCCGTCGGGCAGCTCGGCGACCGCGTCGCCGGGCACGAGCGTGGCGTCCGCGACGAGGGTCACGGTCGCGGGCAGCGTGGGGGCAGGGCCGGCCGTCGCGTCCGTCACGGCGTCGACGGCCGCGAGGTCGTCGGGGTGCATCCGGACCGTGACGGGCTCGGCCGCGTCGACCCGGGCGAGCACGCGGGCGAGCGCGGCACGGGCCCCCTGCGCGTGGTCCGTGAGCTCGACGCCCAGGACCGCGGTGGCGAGGTCGAGCGCGGCCACGTGCAGGAGGTGCTCGACGTCCGCGACGACGGGCACGGTCCGGGCCGCGGCGGCCGAGGCGGCGACCTGCAGCGCGTCGAGGGCACGGTCGAGCGCGACCTGCGCGGCGACGCGGCGCTCCTCGGCGGCCGCGCGGACGCGCACCGACTCCTCCTGCGCGACGCGCGCGGCCTCGCGGGCACCGGCCGCGTAGCCGGCGGCGAACCCCTCGGCGCGTGCGGCCTCCGACGCGGCGCGGTCGATCACCGGGGCGGCGGTGGCGGCGGCCGCGAGCGGAGACGGCGTGAACAGCACCGGCTCGGCGGTCGGCCGGGTGGCGACCGAGGCCGCCGCCGCACCGGCCGGGGCGAACGCGGTCGACGTGACCGGCACGCCGGTGACGGCCGGGAGCGCGGCGGCGACGACGGCCCGCGCGGGGGCGGGCGCGGCCGGCTCCGCGGCGGGTGTCGCGGAGCCGTCCGGGGTGGGACGCGGCGTGGGGACGAATCCGAGGTCAGGCAACGAGCTCGTCCTCCGCGTCGCGCCGGATCACGATCTGGCCGCTCTCCTCCAGGCGACGGATCACCTGGACGATGGCCGCGCGCGCGTCCTCGACGAGCGAGAGGCGCACGGGGCCGAGCAGCTCGATCTCCTCCAGCAGGTTCTCCCGCGCCCGCTCGGACAGGTTCCGCATGACGGTCTCGCGGACCCCGTCGCTGACGCCCTTGAGCGCGACGGACAGCTGGGCGGTCTCGACCTGGCGCAGCACGAGCTGCATCGCGCGGTCCTCGAGCAGCGTGATGTCCGCGAACACGAACATGCGGCTGCGGACCTCCTCCGCGAGCTCCTCGTCACGTGCGGCCAGGCCCTCGAGGATGACCTTCTCGGTGCCGGGGTCGGCGCGGTTGATGATCTCGACGAGCGGCTGGACGCCGCCGACCGCGGCGAAGTCGTTGGCCTGCAGGACGCTCGACGCCTTGCGCTGCAGCGTCTCCGCGATGACCTGCACGACGTCCGGCGACGCGCGCTCCATGAGCGCGATGCGGTGCGCGATGTCCGCCTGCAGCTCGGGGTCGAGGCCCGCGAGGATGATGCCCGCGTGGTCGGGCTTGAGGTGCGCGAGCACGAGCGCGATGGCCTGCGGGTGCTCGCTCGACAGCAGCGAGACGACCTGGCGCGCGTCGGCGTGCTGGAGGAACTCGAACGGCTGCCCCTGCATCGTCGTCTGGAGGCGCTCGAGCACGTCGGCGGCCTGCTCGGCGCCGAGCGACGCGACCAGCAGGTGCTGCGCGAGACCCATGCCGCCGCCGACGCCGGGTCCGACGACGGACACGGCGTGGAACTCCTCGAGGACCTCGTCGGCGAGCCGCTGGTCGACGCGCTCGAGCCGCAGGATCTCGGCGGTGAGCTCCTCGATCTCGGACACGTCGAGCTGCGCCATGACGCGCGCCGCCCGGTCGCGTCCGAGCTGCAGCAGCAGCATGGCCGCCTTCTGGGTGCCGGTGAGCGGGGCCATCAGCGGCGTCCCGCCGGGGTCGCGGTGCCGAGCCAGCCGCGCAGGAG
The sequence above is a segment of the Cellulomonas fimi genome. Coding sequences within it:
- a CDS encoding histidine kinase, translating into MSSTAPTPADPADRPTPDPSVTPAAESPVPSEAELLATARPATVRRAPKFSVFIAAGAIVGIVVGLVLVAVLKAPGVEWIADGTGFIWFLEGEGAVRTVTAVGLGVLGGFVGGALAVLADRRSRDPHARRR
- the purM gene encoding phosphoribosylformylglycinamidine cyclo-ligase, yielding MSTPHVTYADAGVDTEAGDKAVELMKDAVRATHGPQVLGGVGGFAGLYDATILTRYRRPLLATSTDGVGTKVAIAQALDVHDTIGFDLVGMVVDDIVVVGAKPLFMTDYIATGRVVPERIADIVRGIAAACSVAGTALVGGETAEHPGLLRPDEYDVAGAATGVVEADQLLGPDRVRAGDVLVALGSSGLHSNGYSLVRKVVEVAGWGLDRHVDELGRTLGEELLEPTRVYASDVLALVERAGVVGIHAFSHVTGGGLASNVARVLPRGLVADVDRSGWQLPPVFSLVQRLGGVPWHDLEGTLNLGVGMVAVVAADAVDAVLAHASELALPAWVLGHVRDADPTLDVPGSPDFVAGTKGVDGGAVRLSGNYRV
- a CDS encoding sterol carrier family protein, translated to MPPRRRTSPDDGRAALDVWRADPAAVPVAARRTAVRFTLEELADVAPGNAVEVRVPPDGAVQAVEGPRHTRGTPPNVVETDPGTWLALVTGATTWADAVAAGAVRASGERADLSAWLPLQAARRRG
- a CDS encoding glycoside hydrolase family 6 protein — protein: MSTRRSAAALLAAAAVAVGGLTAVTASAAQAAAGCRVSYDVTNQWQSGFGANVTITNLGDPVSSWKLDWTYAAGQKVTQLWNGNVTTNGSQVSVTNVSWNGQIGTGGTTSFGFNGSWSGSNPVPTSFSLNGTTCTGGTVPTSTPTVTPTQTPTPTVTPTPTPTPTPTVTPQPSGSFYVDTANQSYKAWQAASGTDKTLLAKIALTPQSYWVGNWTEASKAQAEVADYTGRAVAAGKTPTLVVYAIPGRDCGSHSGGGVAESEYARWIDTIAQGIKGNPIVVLEPDALAQLGDCSGQGDRIGFLKYAAKSLTLKGAKVYIDAGHSAWLSVDTAVNRLNQVGFEYAVGFALNTSNYQTTAASKSYGQQISQRLGGKGFVIDTSRNGNGSNGEWCNPRGRALGEKPTYVNDGSGLVALLWVKLPGESDGSCNGGPAAGQWWQEIALELARNAKW
- a CDS encoding DUF3073 domain-containing protein, producing the protein MGRGRQKAKQTKVARELKYFSPETNYRALEQELGSLSHNDLGSERRGSAVDTGDWSRDEDDDYRRWSDDG
- the purF gene encoding amidophosphoribosyltransferase, with the translated sequence MAPRADGRLNHDLLPGEKGPQDACGVFGVWAPGEEVAKLTYFGLYALQHRGQESAGIATSNGQQLLVYKDMGLVSQVFDETALNALQGHIAIGHARYSTTGGSTWENAQPTLGATAAGTVALGHNGNLTNSAELVDLVAERYGNQRRGELARGNTTDTALVTALLAGDPDHTLEATALEVLPRLRGAFSLVFMDEHTLYAARDPQGVRPLVLGRLERGWVVASETPALDIVGASFVREVEPGEFIAIDADGLRSTRFAPVDRAGCVFEYVYLARPDTTIAGRSVHAARVAMGRRLAIEHPVEADLVIPVPESGTPAAVGFATESGIPFGQGLTKNAYVGRTFIQPSQTLRQLGIRLKLNPLREVIRGKRLVVVDDSIVRGNTQRALVRMLREAGAAEVHVRISSPPVKWPCFYGIDFASRAELIANGLGVDAIAASLGADSLGYISEEGMVEATEQPRSQLCTACFSGRYPIELPPADRLGKHLLEQNELPLGAPEDGLLTIVPSTGGATALEHP